The proteins below come from a single Miscanthus floridulus cultivar M001 chromosome 1, ASM1932011v1, whole genome shotgun sequence genomic window:
- the LOC136474910 gene encoding transcription factor TEOSINTE BRANCHED 1-like, with product MFPFCDSSSPMDLPLYQQLQFSPPSPKPDQSSSFYCYPCSPPFAADVSFHLSYQIGSAAAGTPPQAVINSPDLPVQPLMEQAPAPAAELGTCASGGAQGAGVSASLDRAAAAAAARKDRHSKICTAGGMRDRRMRLSLDVAGKFFALQDMLGFDKASKTVQWLLNTSKAAIQEIMADDVDASSECVEDGSSSLSVDGKHNPEEQLGGGDQKPKGNCRSEGKKPAKSRKAATTPKPPRKLGNNAHPVPDKETRAKARERARERTKEKHRMRWVKLASAIDVEAAAASVASDRPSSNHLNHHHHSSSSMNMPRAAEAELEERERCSSTLNNRERMQEITGPSDVVLGFGNGGGYGGGGGNYYCQEQWELGGVVFQQNSRFY from the coding sequence TCCTTTCTGTGATTCCTCAAGCCCCATGGACTTACCGCTTTACCAACAGCTGCAGTTCAGCCCGCCTTCCCCAAAGCCGGACCAATCCAGCAGCTTCTACTGCTACCCATGCTCCCCTCCCTTCGCCGCCGACGTCAGCTTTCACCTGAGCTACCAGATCGGTAGTGCCGCCGCCGGCACCCCTCCACAAGCCGTGATCAACTCACCGGACCTGCCGGTGCAGCCGCTGATGGagcaggcgccggcgccggctgCAGAGCTGGGCACCTGCGCCAGTGGTGGTGCACAAGGCGCCGGCGTCAGCGCCAGCCTGGAcagggcggcggccgcggccgcggcgaggAAAGACCGGCACAGCAAGATATGCACCGCCGGCGGGATGAGGGACCGCCGGATGCGGCTCTCCCTTGACGTCGCCGGCAAGTTCTTCGCGCTCCAGGACATGCTTGGCTTCGACAAGGCCAGCAAGACGGTACAATGGCTCCTCAACACGTCCAAGGCCGCCATCCAGGAGATCATGGCCGACGACGTCGACGCGTCGTCGGAGTGCGTGGAGGACGGCTCCAGCAGCCTCTCCGTCGACGGCAAGCACAACCCGGAGGAGCAGCTGGGAGGAGGAGATCAGAAGCCCAAGGGTAATTGCCGCAGTGAGGGGAAGAAGCCGGCCAAGTCAAGGAAGGCGGCGACCACCCCGAAGCCGCCAAGAAAATTGGGGAATAATGCGCACCCGGTCCCCGACAAGGAGACGAGAGCGAAGGCGAGGGAGAGGGCGAGGGAGCGAACcaaggagaagcaccggatgcgTTGGGTAAAGCTTGCATCAGCAATTGACGTGGAGGCGGCGGCTGCCTCGGTGGCGAGCGACAGGCCGAGCTCGAACCATttgaaccaccaccaccactcatCGTCGTCCATGAACATGCCGCGTGCTGCGGAGGCTGAattggaggagagggagaggtgtTCATCAACTCTCAACAATAGAGAAAGGATGCAAGAAATCACAGGGCCGAGCGACGTGGTCCTAGGCTTTGGCAACGGAGGAGgatacggcggcggcggcggcaactacTACTGCCAAGAACAATGGGAACTTGGTGGAGTCGTCTTTCAGCAGAACTCACGCTTCTACTGA